From Rhodococcus sp. B7740:
GTAGGCAGCCGGACGGTGAGTGTCAACTGTCACAGAACACTCTCGCCCGTGACGAAACGGTCTTCCTGTACTTCAGTCGGTGCGAGACCGCCATATTCTTGGCCGAGTAAGTGCAGCTAAAGCATCTGCATGCGCGTCAGAAGTGGCCCACAGCATTGCGTGCTTGACAAAGTGACCCACTGCACAGTTCAATCAGGACAGGACATTCATGCAGCACTGGTGGACATTCTGAAGCTCTATGTTCGCCTGCTTGTGCACAGCCGAGTTTCACGCAGCGAAACATCCCGCTGGATTCACAACCCTCATCGCCCGATCAACGGAGAACTCTCGTGACATCACATGGTCAATCGGCTGGGGACCCGCGCCCTCGACGGGAATCGGGCCACTCCCGGCAACGAACGATCGACGGCAGGCGGACTGCGCACGGCCCTGAGCGGACGAGCCAGAGGTGCCGTCGCCATCGGAATCGCCACCGTCGTTCTGTTCCTGATCAGCGCAGTACTCGCGCCACAGAGTGTCAGCGGTGGGGCGATCTCCGCGATGCTGCCGTTCGCCGCAATCCTGGCGGTCGTCGCGATCGGGCAAACCCTGGTCGTGCAGCAAGGCGGTATCGATCTGTCGTACCGGGCGTGTTCTCCTGTCCGTCGTCGTGGTCACCAAACTCGTGAGCAGCGGCACACCCGGCGCGATCTTCCTGGCAGTAGCCGCGGCCTTTCTCATCGCTGCGGTGGCCGGAGCCGTCTCGGGCTTCGTCGTCGCGCGGTTGAACGTGGCACCGATCGTCGCGACCCTCGGCATGAATGCGCTCCTCATCGGTGCGACCTGGGCGGTCTCCGAGGGTGCTGCACGTCGTACCCCCACCGGACTGTCCGATGTCATCGGATCGACGCTGCTCGGAGTTCCGGTGACCGTGGTCGTCGCGATCGTCCTGACCGTCGTCGTGGGGTCGTCGTTCGACTCACGCCGACCGGACGCATCTTCGAGGCCGTCGGTGCCAATCCGCGGGTCGCCGTCGCGGCAGGTATTGCACCGTTGCGCTACACACTGGGCGCGTACTCCGTTGCGGCAGTGCTGTACGCCGTCGCCGGCGTGTTGCTGACCGGCATCGTGAACACCCGGGAATCAGTGAGGGCAACACCTACCTGTTGCCGTCGGTGGCTGCCGTCGTACTCGGTGGTACATCGCTGCTCGGTGGTAAAGGCAGTGTGCTCGCCTCGTTGATCGCGGCAGTCTTCTTCACTCAGGTCGACCGTTGGCCTCGACGCTGGGACTCGCCTACGGCTGGCAGATCCTCATCCAGGCTCTCGCGCTCGGTCTCGGTGTCGCCTTCCACAGCGGTTTCCGGCCCGGCGGCAAGCGTCGCGCCCCGGCCGTCGAGGAACCCAGAAAGCCGGTCGAGGTGGCATGACCGCCGGCACACGGCACCTGGCCCGTTACGACATTCGTTCTTCCCCCTTGACTCGAGGACATCATCGATGAAGCTCACGACCTACACCCTGCGGATGCTCACGCTGCTGCCCGTTGCCGCCCTGATCGCGGGCTGTTCGGTGGGCGGCTTCGAGACCGTGTCCAGTAGCGAGCCACGGCCGGACTGGTGTGGCCCCAACGAGGCCGTCATCGGGTTCGCCGACGGTAGCGGTGGAAACAGTTGGAAGCGAACCAATTTCGCCGAGTTGCAGGACGAGCTCGCCAAGTGTTCGTCCGTCACGGACTTCATCACCACCGATGCCCAGGGTGACACTCAGAAGGCGATTGCCGACATCAAGAGCTCGGCGCTCAGGGCGTCGACGGCATGCTGGTGTTCCCCGACGCAGGACAACGATTCTTCCGGCGCTGCGCTACGAATACAAGGCCGGTGTCGCCGTCGTTCCCTACCGATATCTCCCGTGGATCCGAGGGCTCGAGTACACCACGTTCGTGGCCGCCGACTTCGGCGCGATCGGCCGGTTGTACGCCGAGTGGCTGGTGAAATCGCTGCCGAACGGGGAAGGCAATGTCCTGTTCCTCGGCGGACCGCCCGCGAACTCCCAGGATCTCGCGGAGTACGAAGGCATGCAGGAATCCTGGTCGATCATCCGGGCATCAAGTTGATCGGCGACCAACCGTTCACCGTCACCAACTGGACGCCCGCGGAAACCCAGCAGGCCACCTCGACCATGCTCTCGCGTTTCCCCCAGATCGACGCGGTCATGACGGACTTCGCCGCGACCAGCATCATGACGGCATTCCAGCAGGCCGGACGTCCGCTGCCGCTGATCGCGTCGGGCCGACTCCAACGGACTGTCCTGCCAGTACGCGCAGCTCAAGGACGCCAATCCCGGGTTCGAGTTGTTCACGGTCACCTCGCAGACCTACATGGTGCGCCTCGCCGTCCAGCACGTCGTAGCCGAAGCAACCGGGGCATCGCACCCGAGTCCAAGGTCGATGTGCCGGTGGCGTTCGAGGATTCGATCAGCGCCGAACCGAGCGCGCCGATCTGCAACCCGGCTCTACCCGAGGATGCCCTCCTGTCCAGCACCCTCGATCCGCAACGCATCGGAGAGGTTCTGCAATGACACGTCGATCACACCCAGCCAGTGCTGTCAGGAGCTTCGATGAACGAGACATTCACGTCCACAACCGTTCTCGCCGAGCCGTACCTTCAGGTTCGCGGCATCGGCATGACCTTCGGCCCGTCACCGCACTGTCCGGTGTCGACATCGACATCAGACCGGGACAGGTGCACGCTCTTCTCGGC
This genomic window contains:
- a CDS encoding ABC transporter permease subunit — its product is MLPFAAILAVVAIGQTLVVQQGGIDLSYRACSPVRRRGHQTREQRHTRRDLPGSSRGLSHRCGGRSRLGLRRRAVERGTDRRDPRHECAPHRCDLGGLRGCCTSYPHRTVRCHRIDAARSSGDRGRRDRPDRRRGVVVRLTPTGRIFEAVGANPRVAVAAGIAPLRYTLGAYSVAAVLYAVAGVLLTGIVNTRESVRATPTCCRRWLPSYSVVHRCSVVKAVCSPR
- a CDS encoding sugar ABC transporter substrate-binding protein, translating into MKLTTYTLRMLTLLPVAALIAGCSVGGFETVSSSEPRPDWCGPNEAVIGFADGSGGNSWKRTNFAELQDELAKCSSVTDFITTDAQGDTQKAIADIKSSALRASTACWCSPTQDNDSSGAALRIQGRCRRRSLPISPVDPRARVHHVRGRRLRRDRPVVRRVAGEIAAERGRQCPVPRRTARELPGSRGVRRHAGILVDHPGIKLIGDQPFTVTNWTPAETQQATSTMLSRFPQIDAVMTDFAATSIMTAFQQAGRPLPLIASGRLQRTVLPVRAAQGRQSRVRVVHGHLADLHGAPRRPARRSRSNRGIAPESKVDVPVAFEDSISAEPSAPICNPALPEDALLSSTLDPQRIGEVLQ